The Bacillales bacterium genome contains the following window.
ATGCCGCGCAAAACCGGTCGCACGAACAGCTCAAAGCCGGCGAAGCATGCACCGGGATTGCCGGACAAGGCGAACAGCAAACGGTTGTCTTTGACACCGACGGAAGTCGGGCTGCCCGGGCGCATTTTCAACTTATTAAACAGCAATTTTCCGTCCCATTCGGCAAAAAAATCGGTAAGAATGTCGTAGTCGCCGACGGAAACGCCTCCGGTTGTGATGACCGCATCGTAATTCGCAAGCGCTTCGGAAATTTTACGTTTCGCCAGTTCGATGTCGTCAGGGACAGAATCCACTACCACGGGCACCGCACCGGCTCGTTTCACTTGCGCATACAGCATGTACGTGTTGCTGTTCCGAATTTTGCCGGCTTCCAGCGCATCTCCGGGACCCAACAGTTCCGACCCGGTAGAAAGAATCGCCACGCGCGGCTGCTGAAAAACTTTTACAACAGCATGTCCGAACGTCGCCAACAAAGCGACTTCTCCCGGGCCAATCTTCCTTCCTTTTTCCATAATCGGCGTGCCTTCGGCCATTTCCTCGCCGATCCCGGTCACATTTTCCTTCACAGCCGGCGAATGATACACGAGCGTCGTCGCACCGTTGGCTTCCGTATCCTCCAGTTTCACAACCGCGTCGGCGCCTTCCGGAACCGCTGCGCCCGTCATGATCCGCGAACACGTCCCGGTTGTCACCGTTTTTTGCGCGACTGTACCCGCTGGAATTTCCTCGATGCATTGCAACTCGATTGGATGTTCTTTTGACGCTTCTGCTAAATCCTCCGCGCGGACGGCAAAACCGTCCATGCCTGATCGACGAAAATGCGGAATCGGATGACTCGCCTCGATCGCCTCTGCTAAATACTTACCGTCACTTTCCAGTATCGGTACGGACTCTGTCGTTCCTTCTTTTATGTAAGGTTGAATGAGCGCTTGTGCCTCTTCGACTGTGATCGGTTTACGATTAAATCTCACGACTTTCCCTCGCTTTCATTCGGATTGCTGCAATTGATTGAGCACCGTTTTGTAAATGTTTTCGATGTCATCTAATGAAAAAACCGGCACGTTATCCGCCTGCAAACCGACGGTACTCGCAACGGCGGCGATGTTGTCCAGCTTTCGAAGCTCTTCCCAATCCGTGAGGGACCGGGCGATGACGACTTTCGGATACGCCCGTTGTTTAAAACCTTCAAGCACGACAACGTCAAGATTGCTCATGCGTCCAAGCAGTTGTTCGACGGGGACTTCACGATTTTCAAGAAAGGCGGTTTTTTCTTTTGATACGATCGCTGCCGCTTCCGCGCCAGCCTGTCGATGCTTCCAAGTATCCGTGCCTTCCTGGTCCATTTCAAAATCGTCCGAGCAATGCTTCAGCGTGCCGACCCGAAACCCGGATTGTTTCAGCCGTGAAACGAGTTTTGCGACGAGCGTTGTTTTCCCGCTGTTTTTATAGCCGACCACTTGCACGACCAATGGTTTCGTCATGATCGTTCGCCCTCCCCGCTTAACACTGCGTATTCATCCGGCGTGTTCACATTTGTCACAAAGCGAGGATCGACTTCATGGAGGCAGAAAACTTTTCCATCCACATAATGCGTATCGATTTCATCCAAAAATGCCCGGACTTTCAAGGTGTCTCGCTGCAATAAATCTTTCAACACAGCTGCCTTCCTCCGATGATAGACGCCAAAAAGCGGATGAATCACCCCGTCAATAACCGGAATCGCCGCATCATGATGCCCTTTTTCACAAGAATCCAGTAAAATTTGCGCAGCATCCCGCGACACATACGGCATGTCACAACCTGCGATCCATAAAATTTCATGCGCAGCACTGGTGAAAGCGGCTTCGATGCCGGCAAGCGGGCCTTTCCCCGGGAAGTTGTCCGAGACCACCTGGACGCCGAAATCGGAAAAACGCTCCTGGCGATTCGTAACGATGATCACTTCATCACAAACGTCTTTCATGATTCGCAGTTGCCGTTCAACAATCGTCTCTCCGCCGAAGCGCAGGAAGCTTTTCATGTTTCCGCCCATCCGCCGGTTTTCACCGCCGGCAAGAATGACGCCGGTAACCATCGCATCGCCCCCTTTCTCCTTTCATCATACATGAAAAAGCCGGTTCTCATACACCTCCGGCTTATTGTTTGGTCATTGTAACGGACATGAGATCTCCTTAGCTCCAAAAAACGGACACATGAAAAATGTAACGGACATGAGATCCGCTTAGCGGCTGAAATCTCGTTTCGCCAAACGAGAAATGCGCTCTAAGCGGACGAGATGTCCGTTACAATGAAAATTTTCCTTAAGCGGCGATCTAAGGTGACGAGATGTCCGTTAGCCTGGCCAAAGATTCTCTCATTCAAATATGCCTTACGCTTTTCCCATGCCTTTTAAGAAATTCAGCATCATCCCGATCGATCGGCTGATTTCCGGATCCTTTAACGCTTTCATCAGCTGGAAAATGTTGCTCGGTCCGTCACCCGCCTCGGTGGCGGCCGCCTCTTTCAACCCGTTATTCGCCTGCTCGCTGAGCGCTTTCACTTGATCAATGTCGATCTTTCCGAGCACGCTGGCAATGCCGACGAGGTTTTGCAACATGCGCGCATGATTCGGCCGG
Protein-coding sequences here:
- the glp gene encoding gephyrin-like molybdotransferase Glp — translated: MRFNRKPITVEEAQALIQPYIKEGTTESVPILESDGKYLAEAIEASHPIPHFRRSGMDGFAVRAEDLAEASKEHPIELQCIEEIPAGTVAQKTVTTGTCSRIMTGAAVPEGADAVVKLEDTEANGATTLVYHSPAVKENVTGIGEEMAEGTPIMEKGRKIGPGEVALLATFGHAVVKVFQQPRVAILSTGSELLGPGDALEAGKIRNSNTYMLYAQVKRAGAVPVVVDSVPDDIELAKRKISEALANYDAVITTGGVSVGDYDILTDFFAEWDGKLLFNKLKMRPGSPTSVGVKDNRLLFALSGNPGACFAGFELFVRPVLRGMLGKDRLEMAVFEAYMAESFINKGSFPRFVRAKLLKQDGKICVQPVGVDKSSIVTSIKDAEVLIHVPEGPVVLQAEDLVTVTALKDLD
- the mobB gene encoding molybdopterin-guanine dinucleotide biosynthesis protein B, producing MTKPLVVQVVGYKNSGKTTLVAKLVSRLKQSGFRVGTLKHCSDDFEMDQEGTDTWKHRQAGAEAAAIVSKEKTAFLENREVPVEQLLGRMSNLDVVVLEGFKQRAYPKVVIARSLTDWEELRKLDNIAAVASTVGLQADNVPVFSLDDIENIYKTVLNQLQQSE
- a CDS encoding molybdenum cofactor guanylyltransferase is translated as MVTGVILAGGENRRMGGNMKSFLRFGGETIVERQLRIMKDVCDEVIIVTNRQERFSDFGVQVVSDNFPGKGPLAGIEAAFTSAAHEILWIAGCDMPYVSRDAAQILLDSCEKGHHDAAIPVIDGVIHPLFGVYHRRKAAVLKDLLQRDTLKVRAFLDEIDTHYVDGKVFCLHEVDPRFVTNVNTPDEYAVLSGEGERS
- a CDS encoding DUF1641 domain-containing protein, with the translated sequence MSKPISTIKKIEIDEAAKRQRDVEEIEQAMVDNKEAVIETFELLGHLHDCGLLEFANGLFSQGDAVLRNVVQELNRPNHARMLQNLVGIASVLGKIDIDQVKALSEQANNGLKEAAATEAGDGPSNIFQLMKALKDPEISRSIGMMLNFLKGMGKA